A window of Variovorax sp. HW608 genomic DNA:
ATCAGCTACTGCGGCGTGCTGCTGGTGTTCGGCCACGAAGTGCAGTTGGGCCAGAGCGCCTCGGCCGCGTGGGGCGCGCTGCTGGTCTTCATGAGCGCGGTGAGCTATGCGATCTACCTCGTCGCGAGCGGCGAGTTCGTCAAGCGGCTGGGTTCGCTCAGGCTCGTGGGGCTCGCGACCAGCGTGGCCTGCCTGCTGTGCATCCTGCAGTTCGTGCTGCTGCGGCCGATCGGCTCGGTCCTCGACGTGGCGCCGCAGGTCATCTGGCTGTCGATCCTCAATGCGACCGTGTGCACCGCGCTGCCGGTCCTTGCCGTGATGATGGCCATCGAGCGCATCGGTCCCGCGATGGCGGCACAAACGGGTATGGTTGGGCCCATGTCGACCATCCTGATGGGGGTCGTCATTCTCGGCGAACCTTTCACGGCGTGGATCGCGGCCGGCACCGCGCTGGTGATCGCCGGCATCTTCGTATTCACACGCATGGGCCGTTGAGCCCGGAGGACAAGACATGGATTTGGGAATTGCAGGCAAGGCCGCCCTGGTGTGCGGCGCGAGCAAGGGACTGGGCTACGGCTGCGCCGAGGCGCTGGTGCGCGAGGGCGTCAGCGTGGTGATCGTCGCGCGCGGCGCCGAAGCGCTCGAAGCGGCGGCGAAATCGCTGCAGGCCGTTGCGGCCGCGCATCCGGCCAAGCCCTTCGTGAAGCACGTGGCGGCGGACATCACCACCACGGAGGGCCGCGCCGCGGCCTTTGCGCTCCACAAGGACTTCGACATCGTCGTCACCAATGCCGGGGGCCCGCCGCCCGGTGATTTCCGCGACTGGGACCGCGAGGCATGGATCAAGGCGGTCGACGCCAACATGCTGACGCCGATCGAGCTCATCAAGGCCACGGTGGACGGCATGGCGGCGCGCGGCTTCGGGCGCATCGTCAATATCACGTCAAGCGCGGTGAAGTCGCCGATCGACATCCTGGGCCTGAGCAACGGCGCACGCAGCGGGCTCACCGGATTCGTGGCCGGGCTCTCGCGCTCGGGCATCGCGGCCAAGGGCGTGACGATCAACAACCTGCTGCCCGGCGCCTTCGACACCGACCGTCTGCGCGGAACGATGCAGGGCGCGGTGAAGAAGACCGGCCAGGACATCGAGACGATCCGCGCCGCGCGGCAGAAGACCATCCCCGCCGGGCGCTTCGGCACGCCGGCCGAGTTCGGCGCGATCTGCGCCTTCCTCTGCAGCACGCATGCGGGCTACATGACCGGGCAGAACGTGCTGGCCGACGGCGGCGCCTACCCCGGAACCTACTGACGGTCAGCGGCGGGACGACACCCAGATCCCGCCCACGATGAGGCCGAACGCGGCGCCGTGGAACCACTGCGGCAGCTCGCCGAGGAACGCCGCCGAGAGCAGCGCCGCGAAGAGGGGCGTGAGATTGGTGAAGAACCCGGCCGTCTGCGGGCCGGCGCGCTGCACGCCCAGGCCCCAGCACCGGTAGGCCAAGAGCGCCGGGCCGAGCGTGATGAACACCAGCGCGGCGGCGAGCGGCCATCCCCAGTCGATGTGCGCATCGGTCACCGTCCATTCGCCGGCCGCGAAGAGCGCCGACCACGCGAGCCCGAACACCATCTGCGAGATGAGGAACGAGGCCCAGTCGCGCCGTGCCTCGGCAGGCTCGGTGGTGCGCGACAGCATCCAGCTGTAGAACGCCCACGAGATGGTGGCCAGCATCATGTAGAGATCGCCGGGCACGAGGCGCAACGCAGCAAGGTGCTCCCAGCGACCGCGGCTCAGCACCAGCAGCACGCCCGCCATCGAGAGCGCGGCGCCGAGCAGCTCGCGCCGCGTGATCGTCGCGCCGAAGAAGAGCGTGCCGGTCGCGAGCATCCACAGCGGCATGCTCGATCCGACCAGCGTCACGTTGACCGGCGTCGAGGTCTGCAGCGCCAGGTACTGGAAGGCGTTGTAGCA
This region includes:
- a CDS encoding SDR family oxidoreductase → MDLGIAGKAALVCGASKGLGYGCAEALVREGVSVVIVARGAEALEAAAKSLQAVAAAHPAKPFVKHVAADITTTEGRAAAFALHKDFDIVVTNAGGPPPGDFRDWDREAWIKAVDANMLTPIELIKATVDGMAARGFGRIVNITSSAVKSPIDILGLSNGARSGLTGFVAGLSRSGIAAKGVTINNLLPGAFDTDRLRGTMQGAVKKTGQDIETIRAARQKTIPAGRFGTPAEFGAICAFLCSTHAGYMTGQNVLADGGAYPGTY
- a CDS encoding DMT family transporter, with translation MRPGSDKVPAEQHAHKRLGPGLALATLGAIAFSGKAIIVKLAYRYGVDAVTLIMLRMLFALPLFAVMAWWAGRGKPPLTRRDWIGVVGLGFSGYYLSSFLDFAGLAYITASLERLILYLNPTLVLLFGWIVYRRRITRGQLTGMAISYCGVLLVFGHEVQLGQSASAAWGALLVFMSAVSYAIYLVASGEFVKRLGSLRLVGLATSVACLLCILQFVLLRPIGSVLDVAPQVIWLSILNATVCTALPVLAVMMAIERIGPAMAAQTGMVGPMSTILMGVVILGEPFTAWIAAGTALVIAGIFVFTRMGR
- a CDS encoding DMT family transporter produces the protein MQQRLTPGTALLLAVPPLLWAGNAVVGRMVRDLVSPMTLNFIRWLLAFMVLLPFAASMLRRESPLWTHWKRFTVLGLLGIGCYNAFQYLALQTSTPVNVTLVGSSMPLWMLATGTLFFGATITRRELLGAALSMAGVLLVLSRGRWEHLAALRLVPGDLYMMLATISWAFYSWMLSRTTEPAEARRDWASFLISQMVFGLAWSALFAAGEWTVTDAHIDWGWPLAAALVFITLGPALLAYRCWGLGVQRAGPQTAGFFTNLTPLFAALLSAAFLGELPQWFHGAAFGLIVGGIWVSSRR